CGCTTCAACGCCAGACGAGTGAAAGTCTGTTGTCGGTCGGCCTGTCGCCCCACGCGCCGTACAGCCTGTCCGAGCCGCTCCTGCTGCGCTGCGCCGAACTGCTGCGGCGCCAGCGGCTGCCGGCGACCATGCATGTGGCGGAATCGCCTGAGGAGGTAACATATATCGGGTTGGGACTCGGGCCGATCGCCGCCAAGTTGCTGCCCGTCGTAGGCCGGCATTCGCCATCCCATCGGGTCTGCGGCGAAAGCCCGGTCGCGTTCCTCGACCGAGTCGGCTTGCTGTCGGATCGGCTACTGGCCGTCCATCTGGTTCATGTTGGGATCTCTGATATCCAGGTACTGCGACAGCGTGGAGTGGCGCTGGCCGTTTGCCCTCGGAGTAATCACTACCTTATGGTGGGGACTGCGCCGCTGCCCAGATGCCTTGCGGCATCGCTGCGGGTCGGCCTGGGGACCGATTCGCTGGCCAGCAACGAGACACTGAGCCTCTGGGACGAGATGCGATTTGCACACCGGCTCTATGGCGGGGCGATCACAGCACAGCAACTCGTGACAATGGCAACGCTCGGCGGGGCTACTGCGCTTGGAATGGCCGATACCATCGGGTCGCTTGCGCCCGGTAAGCGCGCGGACCTCACTGTCCTGGGCATCGATCATCTCGACGATACCGACCCGTATGGATCAGTCCTCAATCAGGCCACGGATGGCTCAGTTGTCTTGAGTATGGTAGAAGGCAAGATCCTGTATCAACGCGAGGGGGTTACGCGGTGAAACCGTCATTAGGGAAGGTAGCCTATATCAATTGTGAGCCGGTGTATTACGGGATCGAGCAGGGCGCGATTCCGGTCGAATGCCGGATCGTTGACGGGACGCCTGCCGAGTTGAACCGTATGCTCCAGGCGGGGGATCTTGATCTGTCGGTTATCTCCGCCATCGAGTATGCGCGCCATGCGGACAGGTATCTGCTCCTTCAGGACCTGGCGATCGGCTCGGATGGCCCGGCGGAAAGTGTCTTGTTTTTGAGTCGGGTAAAGCTATCCGACCTGGATGGGAGACCGGTCTACCTGAGCAGGGATTCCCTTACATCGGTCTTCCTGTTGAAGCTTCTACTCGCGAAGGCGTACGGGATAAGACCGCGGTTTCTACCTGCTAAGGTGGAGACGATCGATTCGCTTCCGGAGGATGTCGCCGGGGTCTTGATGATCGGCGATCCGGCGCTCCGGGCAAGGGGACAACTCCCCTTCACTCTTGATTTGGGCCAGGGATGGAAGAGATTGACGGGTCTGCCGTTTGTCTTTGCCGTCTGGGCGGTGCGCCGGGACTTCTATCGCGATCATCGGGAAGAGATCCATCGGCTTCATCGCGCCCTGCTCAGTTCCAAGCGCTACAGCCTCGCTCGACTTGATGAGATCTGCGCGACAGTCTGTCAACGGGTTGGGCTGGACCGAGACGCCTGCGCAATCTATCTGAAGGAGCGCCTCTCCTTCGACCTGACCCCACGACATCTCGACGGGCTCCACCGTTTTTTCACGCTGTTAGAGGCGGAAGGCGAACTCGCATCCACGCCTGCATTGGAGTTTATTGATGCCATGTAGCGTCACGCGCCCGAATAAGCCAATCGAGCGCTACGCATAAGACTGGCGATTCTGATGGCTAATGAGTCCCGCTCTTCTTCGACTCCTTGCCCTCAGCCTTCGTGCTTCTGCCATCGGCCGAGGCCGCTTTCTTCTCCGCTTCGACGGCCCTTTTTCGCTCGGGGTTGGCATAATCAGTCACGTACCACCCCGATCCCTTAAAGAGCAGCCCGGGGGCGGAGAGAACTTTATAGACTTTTCCCTGGCATAACACGCACTTTTTAATCGGCTTATCCGAGATCTTTTGGATTACCTCGAACCTGTGATGACAGACTTCGCACTCGTATTCGTAAATCGGCACAAATGCCACCTCCTTTTCGACCAACCTCACCAGAAGAGGACCGATAACGGCACGCCTCTGCTGCCGTACGCTCGTTGGCTCAAGCTGGTTCGGCTCAGCCGCATGCAGTAGAATAAGCCACGAGTCCCGCAATGTCAAGGTGGCAAGCCTATCGGTTCTGAGCCGAAACGGCCGGCGCCGGTCAGTCCTGAGGCAGGTGAGGAGGATTTTTCTTGACAGTAGCGTGGCTTAACAGGTAAGAACATTATAAAATATGACGATACTGCACCCCGATCATTCCACGTTAATCTCCGCGCCGCGCCGTCTCATTTCATTACGTTCACAGGCGGGGCTCTGTGCCGAGTCATGCGCGCGGCCTGATCGGCTTGACGAGGCGAGGCGAGTCCTGACTCAGGCAGGCCAGGTTCGACTGCTCCCTGTCGGACGCCGCAGCTAGTTCCGTGTTGCCCACATTACTCGAGCAACGTTCGTCGATGAAGAAAACTGTGATCATTGCCGCGGTCCTCGTGGTCGTGGCCGGCTTGGCATCCGTCTATGCTCTGCTCAACGATTGGCTCGATCTGCGAGGGTACTGGGAGTGGATTGAGCTCTTCCTCAATGAACAGAATTTAGCCCGGTACGTCAAACAGGCCGGACCGTGGGGACCTCTCGTGTTCATCGGACTCCAGGCCCTCCAGGTCATTGTCGCGCCGATCCCCGGTGAGGCGACGGGCGTCATCGGCGGATATCTCTTCGGGACGCTACCTGGTCTCATCTATTCCTCGATCGGCCTGACCATCGGCTCCTGCCTCGCCTTCGGACTAGGTCGTTGGCTGGGCCACCGTTTCGCTCACTGGTTCGTCACAGCCGAGACGTACGAAATGTTCTTCTTCCTCACGCGGACCCAGGGTAAGTTGATCACCTTCCTCCTCTTTCTTATCCCCGGCTTCCCGAAAGACTTCTTGTGCTACATCCTTGGTGCCAGCCCCCTGCCGTTTAGCGCGTTCTTCCTGCTGAGCACCGTGGGCCGTATCCCCGGTACCTGGCTCCTTTCTATGCAGGGAGGACAGGTCCGCACCGCTCACTACGGCAGTTTCCTTACCCTTGTTTTCCTCCTGTCCGGGGCGCTCCTGCTGCTCTATCTGTATCGGGAGCCGCTCTTCAGATGGATCAAACTCGATCATTATCGGCGGCAGCGGCGGAAGCGAGACATGGCGAGGGACCAGGAAGTCGGATGAGCCTCTGGATGGGTCCTGGAGCCCAAGTGGGACCCAGGCGATGAGCACAGCGTTGCGGTTGATCATTGCCATCCTTTTGCCCCTTCAGTGGATAGGTATCCGGCTCTTTGGCGTTCACCTGCCGCCTCAGTGGGAGGCGGTGGGCGCCGGATTGGCCATCTTTGGGGCGGCGTTCATTCTCTCCTGGGCGGCGGAGGTGGCACAAGTTGATATCCCGCAGGCGCTTGCGCTGGCCTTTCTCGCGCTGATCGCCGTACTTCCGGAATATGCGGTGGATATCTACTTTGCCTGGTCTGCCGGCAAGGACCCGACCTACACCTCCTACGCCACTGCCAACATGACCGGCGCAAATCGTCTGCTGATCGGCCTTGGGTGGGCCTCCGTTGTCGCGACATTCTGGCTCAAGACCCGACATCGGCAGGTCGTCCTCGACCGTTCTC
Above is a window of Candidatus Methylomirabilota bacterium DNA encoding:
- a CDS encoding menaquinone biosynthesis protein, with product MKPSLGKVAYINCEPVYYGIEQGAIPVECRIVDGTPAELNRMLQAGDLDLSVISAIEYARHADRYLLLQDLAIGSDGPAESVLFLSRVKLSDLDGRPVYLSRDSLTSVFLLKLLLAKAYGIRPRFLPAKVETIDSLPEDVAGVLMIGDPALRARGQLPFTLDLGQGWKRLTGLPFVFAVWAVRRDFYRDHREEIHRLHRALLSSKRYSLARLDEICATVCQRVGLDRDACAIYLKERLSFDLTPRHLDGLHRFFTLLEAEGELASTPALEFIDAM
- a CDS encoding zinc ribbon domain-containing protein, which codes for MPIYEYECEVCHHRFEVIQKISDKPIKKCVLCQGKVYKVLSAPGLLFKGSGWYVTDYANPERKRAVEAEKKAASADGRSTKAEGKESKKSGTH
- a CDS encoding TVP38/TMEM64 family protein, with the translated sequence MKKTVIIAAVLVVVAGLASVYALLNDWLDLRGYWEWIELFLNEQNLARYVKQAGPWGPLVFIGLQALQVIVAPIPGEATGVIGGYLFGTLPGLIYSSIGLTIGSCLAFGLGRWLGHRFAHWFVTAETYEMFFFLTRTQGKLITFLLFLIPGFPKDFLCYILGASPLPFSAFFLLSTVGRIPGTWLLSMQGGQVRTAHYGSFLTLVFLLSGALLLLYLYREPLFRWIKLDHYRRQRRKRDMARDQEVG
- a CDS encoding amidohydrolase family protein, encoding MILTARLVLPISGPPLLDGGLFIRDGAICAVGNAAALLRDFATEPHDDLGNTVLLPGLVNVHTHLELTGLHGRLPLGKSFTEWAIALLDLRAELDDEFFATSVRLGATALLRSGVTCVADITTSGSSVVPLKAAGLRGVIFQEILGPHPEQATERLDAAEQALRSLQRQTSESLLSVGLSPHAPYSLSEPLLLRCAELLRRQRLPATMHVAESPEEVTYIGLGLGPIAAKLLPVVGRHSPSHRVCGESPVAFLDRVGLLSDRLLAVHLVHVGISDIQVLRQRGVALAVCPRSNHYLMVGTAPLPRCLAASLRVGLGTDSLASNETLSLWDEMRFAHRLYGGAITAQQLVTMATLGGATALGMADTIGSLAPGKRADLTVLGIDHLDDTDPYGSVLNQATDGSVVLSMVEGKILYQREGVTR